The Methylomicrobium agile genome has a segment encoding these proteins:
- the rsmH gene encoding 16S rRNA (cytosine(1402)-N(4))-methyltransferase RsmH — protein sequence MSHLPVMLEEALEQLAIKRQGIYLDCTFGRGGHSRAILQRLDTDGRLLAIDRDPDAIKSEAAQHLLRDNRFQLFHGCFSELAEIVGREGLNGRIDGILLDLGVSSPQLDDPERGFSFMKNGPLDMRMNSAAGLSAADWLASVSEKELVRVLFEYGEERYARRIAKAIVTRRTVGPIGTTRHLAELIAEAAPATEKHKHPATRTFQAIRIEINHELDELQKALQQAVEVLKPGGRLAVISFHSLEDRIVKRFIRSESGSKHDPGKLPIRESEIEKGLLKKIGSSIKAGKQEIERNPRARSAVLRTAERI from the coding sequence GTGTCGCACTTACCGGTCATGCTGGAAGAGGCGCTTGAGCAATTGGCAATCAAGCGTCAGGGGATATATCTGGATTGTACGTTCGGGCGCGGCGGGCACAGCCGGGCGATATTGCAGCGCCTGGATACGGATGGACGTTTGCTGGCGATCGACCGGGACCCGGACGCGATAAAGTCCGAAGCCGCGCAGCACCTGCTGCGGGATAATCGTTTCCAGTTGTTTCACGGTTGTTTTTCGGAGCTGGCCGAGATCGTCGGGCGCGAAGGCTTGAACGGACGGATCGACGGCATCTTGCTCGATCTTGGCGTTTCTTCCCCCCAACTGGACGATCCGGAGCGAGGCTTCAGCTTTATGAAGAATGGTCCGCTGGACATGCGGATGAACAGTGCAGCGGGGCTTTCGGCAGCGGATTGGCTGGCGTCGGTTTCCGAAAAAGAATTGGTCCGGGTGTTATTTGAATACGGCGAAGAGCGTTATGCGCGCCGTATTGCGAAAGCCATCGTGACCCGCCGGACTGTCGGGCCGATCGGAACGACCCGGCATCTGGCCGAATTGATCGCCGAGGCGGCACCGGCTACGGAGAAGCACAAGCACCCTGCAACACGCACGTTCCAGGCGATACGGATCGAAATCAATCACGAACTGGACGAATTACAAAAGGCTCTGCAACAGGCTGTAGAGGTTTTGAAACCGGGTGGCCGTCTGGCCGTAATTTCGTTTCATTCGCTGGAAGACCGGATTGTAAAGCGGTTTATTCGCAGCGAGTCGGGAAGCAAGCACGATCCCGGCAAATTGCCGATCAGGGAGAGCGAGATCGAAAAAGGCCTATTGAAAAAAATCGGCTCTTCGATCAAGGCCGGCAAGCAAGAGATTGAGCGGAATCCGCGCGCGCGCAGCGCGGTTTTACGAACGGCAGAGAGAATTTAG
- the mraZ gene encoding division/cell wall cluster transcriptional repressor MraZ: protein MFRGISSLNLDDKGRLAIPTRYRDELQDCCERQLVVTVAVNELCVGEAGCLWLYPLPEWGKLEQTISKLPTLNKMAGKLRRFLIGNASECEMDAQGRLLLPEKLRRFANMEKKIVLVGQLNKFEIWNEDAWTAKEAEWLAGEDNDGLEELGTLSF from the coding sequence TTGTTTCGGGGCATCAGTTCGCTCAATCTTGACGACAAAGGCCGTCTGGCGATTCCGACTCGCTACCGGGATGAACTGCAGGATTGTTGCGAGCGTCAGTTGGTCGTCACCGTTGCGGTCAACGAGTTATGCGTCGGCGAAGCCGGTTGCCTTTGGCTTTATCCGCTGCCCGAATGGGGAAAACTCGAACAAACCATCAGTAAATTACCGACCCTGAACAAAATGGCCGGCAAATTGCGCCGCTTTCTGATCGGTAACGCTTCGGAATGTGAAATGGATGCACAGGGCCGGTTGTTGTTGCCGGAAAAACTCAGACGTTTCGCCAATATGGAAAAAAAAATCGTTCTCGTCGGACAGTTGAACAAATTCGAGATCTGGAACGAAGACGCCTGGACGGCGAAAGAAGCGGAGTGGCTGGCCGGCGAAGATAACGACGGACTGGAAGAGCTCGGTACGTTGTCGTTTTAA
- a CDS encoding UDP-N-acetylmuramoyl-tripeptide--D-alanyl-D-alanine ligase gives MRLSECAQRLNGELTGDDRAFGSASIDTRTLQPGDLYIAIAGERFDGNEFVARAAQSGAVAAIVRQGVKADIPTIEVADTRLALAELGGVWRSRANAKVVGVTGSNGKTTVKEMVAAVLGTGGEVLHTKGNLNNDIGVPLTLLRLAERHRYAVVEMGANHPGEIAYTAAYARPDVAIITNAGPAHIEGFGSVEGVARAKGELLAALKPDGVAIINRDDAFFGYWQSVASSRRILSFGLSDGSEVTASDIETEIIGDRFATGFTLSSPAGRIRCRLQLAGKHNVLNALAAAAAGLALGLNPEQIAQGLQSVKPVTGRLQPWVGRKGNIVIDDTYNANTGSLKAGLDVLAGIGKKSWLVLGAFAELGPESLNMHRDMGALIKSSGVVRLLATGSDARAAVEAFGKGASFYETQESLIAALESELTGDETVLIKGSRTRRMENVAAALVENFRA, from the coding sequence ATGCGGTTGAGTGAATGCGCACAGCGGCTGAATGGCGAATTGACGGGTGACGATCGGGCCTTCGGCTCGGCCAGCATCGATACCCGCACTCTGCAGCCGGGCGATCTGTATATCGCGATCGCGGGCGAACGCTTCGACGGCAACGAATTCGTCGCTCGGGCGGCGCAGAGCGGAGCGGTAGCCGCTATCGTGCGCCAAGGCGTCAAGGCGGATATTCCGACGATCGAGGTCGCGGATACCCGTTTGGCCCTGGCCGAGCTGGGAGGCGTCTGGCGCAGTCGGGCCAACGCCAAGGTCGTCGGCGTAACCGGCAGCAACGGCAAGACCACCGTAAAAGAAATGGTCGCGGCGGTGCTCGGTACCGGCGGCGAGGTGCTCCATACGAAGGGCAATTTGAACAATGACATCGGCGTACCGTTGACGCTCCTGCGTCTTGCCGAACGGCATCGTTACGCAGTGGTCGAGATGGGGGCCAACCATCCGGGCGAGATCGCCTATACCGCGGCCTATGCCAGACCTGACGTGGCGATCATCACGAATGCGGGACCTGCGCATATCGAAGGCTTCGGCAGCGTCGAAGGCGTGGCCCGGGCGAAAGGCGAGCTGCTCGCGGCGCTGAAGCCGGACGGGGTGGCGATCATCAACCGGGACGATGCGTTTTTCGGTTATTGGCAATCCGTGGCAAGCTCCCGCCGAATCCTGTCTTTCGGTTTGAGCGACGGCAGCGAGGTGACCGCTTCGGACATTGAAACCGAAATTATCGGCGATCGATTCGCGACCGGTTTTACATTATCCTCGCCGGCCGGCCGAATCCGCTGCCGCTTGCAATTGGCCGGCAAGCACAATGTGCTGAATGCGCTGGCTGCCGCGGCAGCTGGACTGGCGCTCGGGCTGAATCCGGAACAGATCGCGCAGGGCCTGCAGTCGGTCAAGCCGGTTACCGGCAGGCTTCAGCCTTGGGTCGGCCGCAAAGGCAATATCGTGATCGACGATACCTATAACGCGAATACCGGCTCGCTGAAGGCCGGGCTTGATGTGCTGGCCGGTATTGGGAAAAAGTCCTGGCTGGTGCTGGGCGCGTTTGCCGAGCTGGGGCCCGAAAGCCTGAACATGCACCGGGACATGGGCGCGCTGATCAAGTCGAGCGGCGTGGTGCGCCTGTTGGCCACGGGCTCCGATGCCAGGGCAGCGGTCGAAGCCTTCGGCAAAGGAGCCTCTTTTTATGAGACTCAGGAGTCGCTGATTGCGGCGCTGGAGAGCGAATTGACGGGAGACGAAACGGTCCTGATCAAGGGATCGAGAACGCGCCGGATGGAAAATGTCGCGGCGGCGCTGGTCGAAAATTTTAGAGCGTAA
- the rsmI gene encoding 16S rRNA (cytidine(1402)-2'-O)-methyltransferase, protein MSECGKLYVVATPIGNLGDISYRAVETLKQVDLIAAEDTRHIKALLQHYGINRKVVSLHQHNEERAAADLLEKLRAGLSIALVSDAGTPLVSDPGMPLVQATRDAGIEVSPLPGACALIAALSAAGLPTSRFSFEGFAPRTSSERKSFFKAKADSPDTWIFYESCHRVLASLQDMKEVLPPERRLVIARELTKLHETIVKTTLSEAAALVESDRNMQKGEFVILVEGAPKSDQPVELTSEQERVLGSLLKECPIKTAVALAVEITGARKKTLYQAALRLRHGEGHDE, encoded by the coding sequence ATGAGCGAATGCGGCAAATTGTATGTGGTGGCGACCCCGATAGGGAACCTCGGCGATATCAGTTACCGGGCGGTGGAAACGCTCAAGCAGGTCGATCTGATTGCCGCCGAGGATACGCGGCATATCAAAGCCTTGCTGCAGCATTACGGCATCAACCGGAAAGTCGTCTCGCTGCATCAGCATAATGAAGAGCGCGCCGCGGCCGATCTGCTCGAAAAACTTCGGGCGGGTCTGTCGATTGCGCTGGTTTCCGATGCCGGGACGCCGCTGGTCAGCGATCCCGGTATGCCGTTGGTGCAGGCGACCCGGGACGCCGGGATCGAGGTGTCGCCGCTGCCGGGCGCCTGTGCGTTGATTGCGGCTTTGTCCGCGGCCGGATTGCCCACCTCCCGGTTTTCTTTCGAAGGTTTCGCGCCGAGGACGTCATCGGAAAGAAAGTCTTTTTTCAAGGCAAAAGCCGATTCACCGGACACCTGGATTTTTTACGAGTCCTGCCATCGGGTGCTGGCATCCTTGCAGGATATGAAAGAGGTATTGCCGCCGGAGCGCCGGCTCGTCATCGCCCGGGAGCTGACCAAATTGCACGAAACGATCGTCAAAACGACGCTGTCCGAAGCGGCGGCGCTGGTCGAATCCGATCGGAACATGCAGAAAGGGGAGTTCGTGATCCTCGTCGAAGGTGCGCCGAAATCGGATCAACCGGTGGAACTGACGTCCGAGCAGGAAAGAGTGCTTGGGAGTTTACTGAAAGAATGCCCGATCAAAACCGCTGTCGCACTGGCAGTCGAGATTACCGGGGCTCGCAAGAAAACACTCTATCAGGCGGCGCTGAGGCTTCGGCATGGGGAAGGGCATGATGAGTAA
- a CDS encoding peptidoglycan D,D-transpeptidase FtsI family protein codes for MRDFRGRAKSGEAPVDCGRRRNLLVLAVMLCMAALVVRAIDLQVFDRHFLQQQGSKTYVTDVVVPAYRGMIRDRNGEPLAVSTPMQSVWVNAKDHHQAEQDFEDDLKKRKKSPEEIAILLEDYRHKTREAIREMERLLDLPAGRVAGLLNDNPKRQFAYVTRRIEPPLAERVKNLKIVGVNFEREFKRFYPTGAVSAHVVGFTDLNDAGQEGIEKGYEDILKGVPGRKRVIRDGKQHIIEDVENISDPAPGRDLELSIDQRIQYIAYKELQRAVAENNAKSASLVVLDAKNGEILAAVSLPPFNPNAREDLKESLYRNRAMTEIFEPGSTVKPFVVAAALDGGYVRPNELFVTHGTLQVGRHTVRDVHNYGTMDLTHVIKKSSNVAVSQMALKMPPKYLWGIYSQLGFGSSAKAGFPGEASGRLLHYSKMKDFDRATLSFGYGLSASVVQLARAYTALADDGVLHTVSLLKRDEDPSSVRVFSAKTVKSVRKMMESVIMKDGTAYEARVDGYTVAGKTGTVKKSDGRHGYAGGKYFAVFAGIAPASDPKLIITVMIDEPSAGKYYGGLVSAPVFSRVMSGALRVLDVAPDMEDTMPIVLSRKDAPADGHETD; via the coding sequence ATGAGAGATTTTCGCGGCAGGGCCAAATCGGGGGAAGCACCGGTCGATTGCGGACGAAGGCGGAATTTGCTCGTGCTGGCGGTGATGCTGTGCATGGCCGCGTTGGTCGTGCGTGCGATCGATCTGCAAGTATTCGACAGGCATTTTCTCCAGCAGCAAGGCAGTAAAACCTATGTGACCGATGTCGTCGTGCCGGCCTACCGAGGGATGATCCGGGACAGAAACGGCGAACCTTTGGCGGTCAGCACGCCGATGCAGTCGGTCTGGGTCAATGCGAAGGACCATCATCAGGCCGAGCAGGATTTCGAGGACGATCTGAAGAAACGCAAAAAAAGTCCGGAAGAAATCGCGATTCTGCTTGAAGACTACCGCCACAAAACCCGCGAGGCGATCCGCGAGATGGAACGCCTGCTCGATTTGCCGGCCGGCAGAGTCGCCGGCTTGCTGAACGACAATCCCAAGCGGCAATTTGCTTATGTGACTCGCCGGATCGAGCCGCCGTTGGCCGAACGGGTGAAGAATTTAAAGATTGTCGGCGTCAATTTCGAGCGCGAGTTCAAACGGTTTTACCCGACCGGCGCGGTTTCCGCCCATGTCGTCGGTTTTACCGATCTGAACGATGCGGGCCAGGAGGGCATCGAAAAAGGCTACGAAGACATCCTGAAAGGTGTGCCGGGACGTAAGCGGGTGATTCGCGACGGCAAGCAGCATATCATCGAGGATGTCGAAAACATCAGCGATCCGGCGCCGGGCCGCGATCTTGAGCTGAGCATCGACCAGCGCATTCAATACATCGCATATAAAGAGTTGCAGCGCGCGGTGGCTGAAAATAACGCCAAGTCGGCCTCGCTTGTGGTGCTCGATGCAAAAAACGGCGAGATTTTGGCGGCGGTCAGTCTGCCGCCTTTCAATCCGAATGCGCGTGAAGACTTGAAGGAAAGCCTTTACCGAAACCGGGCGATGACCGAGATTTTCGAGCCCGGTTCGACCGTAAAGCCGTTCGTGGTGGCTGCCGCCCTGGACGGCGGCTATGTGCGGCCGAACGAGTTGTTCGTGACTCATGGCACCTTGCAGGTGGGCAGGCATACGGTCAGGGACGTGCATAACTACGGTACGATGGATCTGACCCATGTGATCAAGAAATCCAGCAATGTCGCGGTTTCGCAGATGGCGTTGAAAATGCCGCCAAAATATTTGTGGGGCATTTACAGCCAGCTCGGTTTCGGATCTTCGGCGAAGGCCGGTTTTCCGGGCGAGGCGTCCGGACGGCTCCTGCATTATTCGAAGATGAAGGATTTCGACAGGGCGACGCTGTCGTTCGGCTATGGCCTCAGCGCTTCGGTCGTGCAGCTGGCGAGAGCCTATACCGCGCTGGCCGACGACGGCGTTTTGCATACGGTGAGCCTGTTGAAACGGGATGAAGACCCGAGTTCGGTACGCGTGTTTTCGGCCAAAACCGTCAAAAGCGTGCGTAAGATGATGGAAAGCGTGATCATGAAAGACGGCACGGCTTACGAGGCGAGGGTCGACGGCTACACGGTCGCGGGCAAGACCGGGACGGTCAAAAAATCCGACGGCCGGCACGGTTATGCCGGAGGTAAATATTTCGCGGTGTTCGCGGGGATTGCCCCCGCCAGCGATCCGAAACTGATCATCACGGTCATGATCGACGAACCTTCGGCCGGCAAATATTACGGCGGACTGGTCTCGGCGCCGGTGTTTTCCCGGGTCATGAGCGGCGCGTTGCGCGTGCTCGATGTCGCGCCCGACATGGAAGACACGATGCCAATCGTATTATCCCGAAAAGACGCCCCGGCAGACGGCCATGAGACTGACTGA
- a CDS encoding D-sedoheptulose-7-phosphate isomerase — protein sequence MSLQERVIDHFTNSIQTQQEAVVNLSELIGFASQRLVHALLNDKKIIACGNGGSANNAQLLVASLINRYERDRPSLPAIALGTGMTMLTAIANDMQYDDIFAKPLRALGQSGDILVVYTIGGHSANILKAVNSAHDKNISVIALTGQEGGSIAPLLHENDLELRVPSNSAAHVLETHLMITHCLCDLIDYQIFGG from the coding sequence ATGAGTTTACAAGAACGCGTCATCGATCATTTCACGAACAGCATCCAGACCCAACAGGAAGCCGTGGTCAATCTGTCCGAACTGATCGGCTTCGCTTCACAGCGCCTCGTTCATGCCCTGCTCAACGACAAGAAAATCATCGCCTGCGGCAACGGCGGCTCGGCAAACAACGCGCAGTTGCTGGTCGCGTCGCTGATCAATCGCTATGAGCGCGACCGCCCCTCGCTGCCCGCGATTGCGCTGGGCACCGGCATGACCATGCTAACCGCGATCGCGAACGACATGCAATACGACGATATTTTCGCGAAACCGCTCCGGGCGCTCGGACAGAGCGGAGACATTCTGGTTGTGTATACGATCGGCGGGCATTCCGCAAACATATTGAAAGCGGTCAACAGCGCCCACGACAAAAACATTTCGGTAATCGCGTTGACCGGACAGGAAGGCGGCAGCATCGCCCCGTTATTGCATGAAAACGATCTGGAACTCCGCGTACCGTCAAATTCGGCCGCCCACGTCCTGGAAACGCACCTGATGATTACGCACTGCTTGTGCGACCTGATCGACTACCAGATCTTCGGCGGCTGA
- a CDS encoding YraN family protein: MKSDPFNLLNLLAKLPAKAPHLLRGDAAEEKARQFLIGKGLTPVSRNFRCKQGELDLIMRDGKILVIVEVRFRKSGRYGSAAESITRTKQSRIIAATRVYLIRQKLDCPVRFDVVAITGNGGIDWIPHAFSA; encoded by the coding sequence ATGAAGAGCGATCCATTCAACCTGCTAAACCTGCTAGCCAAACTCCCAGCAAAGGCGCCTCACCTTTTGCGCGGCGATGCGGCGGAAGAAAAAGCCCGGCAATTTCTGATCGGCAAAGGGCTGACGCCGGTATCCCGGAATTTTCGCTGCAAGCAGGGCGAACTCGACCTGATCATGCGGGACGGGAAAATTTTGGTGATCGTAGAAGTCAGATTCCGCAAATCCGGCCGTTACGGAAGCGCCGCGGAAAGCATTACCCGCACCAAGCAATCGCGTATAATAGCCGCAACCCGGGTTTATTTAATCCGGCAAAAACTTGATTGCCCGGTCCGCTTCGATGTGGTGGCGATCACGGGAAACGGCGGCATCGACTGGATACCCCATGCTTTTTCAGCGTAA
- the mraY gene encoding phospho-N-acetylmuramoyl-pentapeptide-transferase, translating into MLLYFADFLMSFDSAFRVFHYLTFRAILGVLTSLAISLLFGPAMIRKLTHKNIGQSIRELGPQSHYEKKGTPTMGGTMILVAVAVSTLLWADLKNHYVWTILLVTLGYGIIGFIDDYRKVIRRNSDGLSAKAKYFWQSVIGLVAAVFLYKTAALPAETQFFVPFFKDVVFNMGWLYVVLAYFVIVGSSNAVNLTDGLDGLAIMPTVMVAGGLGIFAYLSGHNEFANYLAIPFLPHSGELIVFCSALIGAGLGFLWFNTYPAMVFMGDVGALALGAALGLLAVLVRQEVVLVIMGGVFVMETLSVIIQVASFKMTGKRVFRMAPIHHHFELKGWPEPRVIVRFWIITVVLVLIGLATLKLR; encoded by the coding sequence ATGCTACTGTATTTTGCAGATTTTTTAATGTCGTTTGATAGTGCCTTTCGGGTCTTTCATTACCTGACTTTCCGGGCGATTTTGGGAGTCTTGACCTCTCTGGCCATTTCTTTGCTGTTCGGGCCGGCGATGATCCGGAAGCTGACCCACAAGAATATCGGCCAAAGCATTCGCGAACTGGGTCCCCAGTCGCATTACGAAAAAAAAGGCACGCCGACGATGGGCGGCACGATGATTCTGGTGGCGGTCGCGGTTAGCACGCTGTTGTGGGCCGATCTCAAAAACCATTATGTCTGGACGATCCTATTGGTCACGCTCGGTTACGGGATTATCGGATTTATCGATGATTACCGGAAAGTGATTAGGCGGAACAGCGACGGCCTGTCCGCCAAAGCCAAATATTTCTGGCAATCGGTGATCGGTCTCGTTGCCGCCGTGTTTTTATACAAAACCGCGGCTTTACCTGCCGAAACCCAGTTTTTCGTGCCGTTTTTCAAGGATGTCGTGTTTAACATGGGCTGGCTGTATGTCGTGCTGGCCTATTTCGTGATCGTCGGCAGCAGCAATGCGGTGAATCTGACCGACGGGCTGGACGGCCTGGCGATCATGCCGACCGTGATGGTGGCCGGGGGACTGGGCATTTTCGCCTACCTCTCCGGGCATAACGAATTTGCCAATTATCTGGCGATTCCGTTTTTGCCTCATTCCGGCGAACTGATCGTATTCTGTTCGGCGCTGATCGGGGCCGGGCTCGGCTTTCTCTGGTTCAATACTTACCCTGCGATGGTGTTCATGGGCGATGTCGGCGCGCTCGCGCTCGGCGCGGCGCTCGGCCTTCTGGCGGTACTGGTGCGCCAGGAAGTCGTTCTGGTGATCATGGGCGGCGTTTTCGTGATGGAAACCCTGTCGGTGATCATTCAGGTGGCCTCGTTCAAGATGACCGGCAAGCGAGTGTTCAGAATGGCGCCGATTCATCATCACTTCGAATTGAAAGGCTGGCCCGAACCGCGCGTGATCGTGCGTTTCTGGATCATTACGGTGGTTCTGGTGCTGATCGGTCTTGCGACCCTGAAGCTGCGTTGA
- the ftsL gene encoding cell division protein FtsL, giving the protein MGALFALLLASALAAIYSKYHSRQVFIEIQKQEKILDQYDVEWGQLQLELTTQADQSKIELSAREQLKLIMPERDKIIYLKP; this is encoded by the coding sequence ATGGGCGCGTTGTTCGCGCTGCTGCTCGCGTCCGCATTGGCCGCGATCTACAGCAAATACCATTCGCGTCAGGTTTTTATCGAAATCCAGAAGCAGGAAAAAATTCTGGACCAATACGACGTCGAGTGGGGACAGTTGCAACTGGAATTGACGACGCAGGCCGACCAGAGCAAGATCGAACTGAGCGCGCGCGAACAGCTGAAATTGATCATGCCCGAGCGTGACAAGATTATTTATCTGAAACCATGA
- a CDS encoding UDP-N-acetylmuramoyl-L-alanyl-D-glutamate--2,6-diaminopimelate ligase yields MRLTELFAGPIGAVPDSDIAGLSLDSRTLAPGEAFIALSGANRHGLKYAPQALERGAAVVLYDPAGGGSELAAELKGTPLMAVENLGRKLGELAARFYGDPSRKMEVIGITGTNGKTSCSQFLSQLLPDCGVIGTLGWGEWGNLNATLNTTPDALAVQRMLAELLKRGKKSVAMEVSSHGLEQGRVNGVRFLGAVFTNISRDHLDYHGTMEAYAEAKLSLLKQPGLTFAVVNLDDGYSGQMLAAVPAGVEVWGHSRRGKSTAKGESLQAVNVRHEPDGIAFDVCWRTQRVAVRTSLIGDFNIDNCLSVMAAMLAAGEPVGQAARNLQRLVPVQGRMERFGGHRQPRVFVDYAHTSDALDKVLSSAREHCRDNLWVVFGCGGNRDKGKRAEMGAIASRWADHVIVTDDNPRDEDGRDIVNDILAGCRKERVRVVRDRKQAIENAICEADANDWVIIAGKGHEDYQEIAGRRYPFSDAETVQRALEMRVNGEHAVE; encoded by the coding sequence ATGAGACTGACTGAGTTATTCGCCGGTCCGATCGGAGCTGTGCCGGACAGCGATATCGCCGGCTTATCCCTGGATAGCCGGACGCTTGCGCCGGGCGAAGCGTTTATCGCTTTATCGGGCGCGAATCGGCACGGGCTGAAATATGCGCCACAGGCGCTCGAACGCGGCGCGGCGGTCGTTCTGTACGATCCGGCGGGCGGAGGTTCCGAGCTGGCGGCAGAGCTGAAGGGGACGCCGCTGATGGCGGTCGAGAATTTGGGCCGGAAGCTGGGTGAGTTGGCCGCGCGCTTTTATGGCGACCCGTCCCGGAAAATGGAGGTGATCGGCATTACCGGCACCAACGGCAAGACTTCCTGCTCCCAGTTTTTGAGCCAACTGTTGCCCGACTGCGGCGTGATAGGGACCTTGGGCTGGGGCGAATGGGGAAATCTGAACGCTACGCTGAACACCACGCCCGATGCGCTTGCGGTGCAGCGAATGCTGGCGGAACTGCTTAAACGAGGCAAAAAATCCGTGGCGATGGAAGTTTCCTCGCACGGCCTCGAACAGGGACGGGTCAATGGTGTGCGCTTCCTGGGCGCGGTATTCACCAATATCAGCCGCGACCACCTGGATTATCACGGCACGATGGAAGCGTATGCCGAGGCGAAATTGTCCCTGCTCAAACAGCCGGGCCTGACGTTTGCGGTGGTGAATCTCGATGATGGCTACAGCGGACAAATGCTGGCGGCAGTGCCGGCCGGCGTCGAGGTGTGGGGACATAGCCGCCGGGGAAAGTCGACCGCAAAAGGCGAAAGCCTGCAGGCCGTCAATGTGCGTCATGAGCCGGACGGCATCGCGTTCGATGTGTGCTGGCGGACGCAGCGGGTGGCCGTGCGTACCTCGCTGATCGGGGATTTCAATATCGACAATTGTCTGAGCGTCATGGCGGCAATGTTGGCGGCCGGCGAGCCGGTCGGGCAGGCAGCCAGGAATCTGCAAAGGCTGGTTCCGGTTCAGGGACGCATGGAGCGGTTCGGCGGTCATCGTCAGCCGCGGGTGTTCGTCGATTACGCGCATACCTCCGACGCACTCGACAAGGTGTTGTCCAGCGCCCGGGAGCATTGCCGGGATAATTTGTGGGTCGTGTTCGGCTGTGGCGGCAACCGGGACAAGGGCAAGCGTGCCGAGATGGGCGCTATCGCTTCGCGCTGGGCCGATCATGTGATCGTGACCGACGACAATCCGCGCGACGAAGACGGCCGTGACATCGTGAACGACATTCTGGCCGGCTGCCGAAAGGAACGGGTACGGGTGGTCAGAGACAGAAAACAGGCGATTGAAAACGCCATTTGCGAGGCGGACGCAAACGATTGGGTGATCATTGCCGGCAAAGGGCATGAAGATTATCAGGAAATAGCCGGCAGGCGCTATCCGTTCAGCGATGCCGAAACGGTGCAAAGAGCATTGGAAATGAGAGTAAACGGTGAACATGCGGTTGAGTGA
- a CDS encoding hydantoinase/oxoprolinase family protein — MTNEMIGWDIGGAHVKAAAMNGRGELTAVFQKPCPLWQGMDKLRSAVEAILSELPTVSYRHAITMTGELVDLFAGRDDGVKTILATMVELLPEGELLVYAGRLGFLDASKVNHNHYAAIASANWLASASYAARKVGSGLLVDIGSTTTDILLLDRGRVAAEGYSDYERLATQELVYTGIVRTAVMAFAESVEDQGREVGLMAEYFATAADVYRLTGELDEVHDQSDTADGAEKSVLASARRLSRMIGCDFDLAELPRWQRLAHHLREKQLSRIRQGCERQLARSALSGSGPFVGAGIGRFLVRQLAESMGKPYLDFSALFPASSNENGMSAADCAPAAAVACLSGKN; from the coding sequence ATGACGAATGAAATGATCGGCTGGGATATCGGCGGGGCGCATGTCAAGGCTGCCGCAATGAACGGTCGCGGCGAATTGACCGCGGTTTTTCAAAAGCCGTGCCCGTTATGGCAGGGAATGGACAAACTCCGTTCCGCGGTCGAGGCGATTCTAAGTGAATTGCCCACGGTTTCTTATCGCCACGCAATCACGATGACCGGCGAATTGGTTGATTTGTTTGCAGGCCGCGACGACGGGGTCAAAACGATCCTCGCTACCATGGTCGAGCTATTGCCAGAGGGCGAGCTTCTGGTTTATGCCGGCAGGCTGGGTTTTCTGGATGCTTCAAAGGTCAATCATAACCATTATGCAGCGATAGCCTCCGCCAACTGGCTGGCCAGCGCAAGCTATGCGGCGCGAAAAGTCGGCAGCGGCCTGTTGGTCGACATCGGCAGCACTACTACCGATATTCTGCTGCTCGATCGCGGGCGGGTAGCTGCGGAAGGCTATAGCGATTATGAGCGTTTGGCGACGCAAGAACTGGTCTATACCGGCATTGTCAGAACCGCGGTGATGGCGTTCGCCGAAAGCGTAGAGGACCAGGGCAGAGAGGTGGGTCTGATGGCCGAATATTTTGCGACGGCGGCCGATGTGTACCGGCTGACCGGCGAGCTGGACGAAGTGCACGATCAGTCGGATACGGCGGACGGTGCGGAGAAGTCGGTACTCGCCAGCGCCAGGCGTTTGTCGCGGATGATCGGCTGCGATTTCGATCTTGCCGAATTGCCTCGGTGGCAAAGGCTGGCCCACCATCTGCGCGAGAAACAATTATCAAGAATCCGGCAGGGCTGCGAAAGGCAGTTAGCGCGAAGCGCTCTTTCCGGTTCCGGCCCTTTCGTCGGTGCGGGCATCGGGCGTTTTCTGGTGAGGCAGTTGGCCGAGTCGATGGGAAAGCCTTATCTCGATTTCTCGGCTTTATTCCCGGCATCATCAAACGAAAACGGGATGTCCGCGGCCGATTGTGCGCCGGCAGCCGCGGTTGCGTGTCTGTCCGGAAAGAATTAG